From the genome of Desulfuribacillus alkaliarsenatis, one region includes:
- the pdxT gene encoding pyridoxal 5'-phosphate synthase glutaminase subunit PdxT, which yields MKTIGVLALQGAVREHMNMIEKAGAQAVAVKKVEQLADIDGLIIPGGESTTIGKLMRKYGFDVAIREFAEAKPIMGTCAGMIVLAKEIVGNEEPHLQLLDISIERNAFGRQVDSFEEYLTIPGVGEDFCSVFIRAPLVAEVKHKDIEVLATVNDRPVIVRQGNVLAMSFHPELTNDERIHRMFVNMVEE from the coding sequence ATGAAGACTATCGGTGTACTAGCTCTACAAGGCGCCGTTCGTGAGCATATGAATATGATAGAAAAGGCTGGAGCACAAGCTGTTGCTGTTAAAAAGGTAGAGCAGCTTGCTGATATTGATGGTCTGATTATTCCAGGTGGAGAGTCCACGACAATAGGTAAGCTAATGAGAAAATACGGCTTTGATGTAGCCATTCGTGAGTTCGCTGAGGCTAAGCCAATCATGGGCACCTGCGCTGGTATGATAGTACTTGCAAAAGAAATCGTAGGCAACGAAGAGCCTCATTTGCAGCTATTGGATATATCTATAGAGAGAAACGCTTTTGGACGCCAGGTGGACAGCTTCGAAGAGTATCTTACAATACCTGGAGTGGGTGAGGATTTCTGTTCAGTTTTTATCAGGGCTCCGTTAGTAGCAGAAGTAAAGCATAAAGATATAGAAGTATTAGCTACCGTTAATGACCGTCCAGTTATTGTTAGACAGGGTAATGTTCTAGCAATGTCATTCCACCCTGAACTAACTAATGATGAGCGTATTCATCGAATGTTTGTAAACATGGTTGAAGAATAA
- a CDS encoding D-alanyl-D-alanine carboxypeptidase family protein, with protein MRKLFSLLLILALVTAYVPGAYVFAENNQESQPELQQEATEQNVDPLNLQVRSAVLMDVETGQVLYSKNEHVSLPPASVTKVMTMLIVLEAIERGQTSWDDIVTTSDKAHRMTGSQVFLAIGERATVEELFEAIAIYSANDGAVALAEHIAGSEEIFVNLMNEKARELGMRNTRFLNVTGFPYIEQHPNFNDPDGHTMSAMDIAIVSRELVKRYPEAVEYTKIPFATFKNGVDMPTRNNIMLRHDWVDGLKTGFTNEAQFCLAATGVQNGQRLVSVIMGAESDRARQDETLKLLNYGYNNFEKLTMVRGKEDIESTRVEKGKERDVILMAAENLNLVVEKGAEDSYTQVIEIYEDIVAPIEANTVLGQIYYTKDGALVGYPVNLVAKEDVEKGGFFRLLTRGVKDTFVNIFEGIADSILGIFTKDNNE; from the coding sequence ATGAGAAAGTTATTTAGCCTATTATTGATACTTGCACTTGTCACTGCTTATGTTCCAGGAGCTTATGTATTTGCAGAAAACAATCAAGAGTCTCAACCAGAATTACAACAGGAAGCAACTGAGCAAAACGTTGATCCATTAAACCTACAGGTTCGATCAGCAGTTCTAATGGACGTTGAAACTGGACAAGTTTTATATTCGAAAAATGAACATGTTTCATTGCCGCCTGCAAGTGTTACAAAGGTTATGACTATGCTTATCGTTTTAGAAGCAATTGAAAGAGGACAAACCTCCTGGGATGATATTGTTACTACTAGCGATAAAGCTCATCGCATGACGGGTTCACAAGTGTTTTTGGCAATCGGAGAGAGAGCTACAGTAGAAGAGTTGTTTGAAGCGATAGCAATCTATTCTGCCAATGATGGTGCTGTTGCCTTAGCTGAACATATAGCTGGATCTGAAGAAATATTTGTTAACCTAATGAATGAGAAAGCACGCGAGCTTGGAATGCGTAACACTCGCTTTTTAAATGTAACAGGATTTCCGTATATAGAACAGCACCCTAACTTTAACGATCCAGACGGACATACGATGTCGGCTATGGACATTGCAATTGTTTCTCGTGAATTAGTAAAAAGATACCCTGAAGCAGTAGAGTATACAAAAATACCTTTTGCTACCTTTAAGAATGGTGTCGACATGCCTACCCGTAATAACATTATGCTGCGCCACGACTGGGTTGACGGGCTAAAAACGGGCTTTACAAATGAAGCTCAGTTTTGTCTAGCTGCTACTGGTGTACAAAACGGTCAGCGTCTTGTCAGCGTAATAATGGGAGCAGAAAGTGACCGTGCACGACAGGACGAAACATTAAAGCTATTAAATTATGGGTATAATAACTTTGAAAAATTGACGATGGTTAGAGGCAAGGAAGATATAGAGTCAACAAGGGTTGAAAAGGGTAAAGAACGTGATGTAATACTAATGGCAGCTGAAAACTTAAACCTAGTAGTGGAAAAAGGTGCAGAGGATTCTTATACACAGGTCATAGAAATATATGAGGATATAGTTGCACCGATTGAAGCTAATACAGTTTTGGGACAGATTTATTATACAAAAGACGGAGCATTAGTAGGTTATCCAGTTAACCTAGTTGCTAAAGAAGACGTAGAAAAAGGTGGATTCTTTAGGCTATTAACTAGGGGAGTTAAAGATACCTTTGTCAATATTTTTGAGGGCATTGCAGATAGCATACTTGGCATTTTCACGAAGGATAATAATGAATAA
- the serS gene encoding serine--tRNA ligase, which translates to MLDPKRIRSDLDNVQKALAKRGENIEDLNRFIELDQQRRDLLVEVEALKNQRNVVSEEVALKKRNKENADDLILEMREVSQKIKDFDDKVRAIDDELENVLLNIPNVPHESVPVGETEDDNVVERIVGEQPNFDFEAKAHWDIGTGLGIIDFETAGKVTGARFAFYKGLGARLERALINFMLDLHITEHGYEEVLPPYIVNRMSMTGTGQLPKFEEDAFKLSDSDYFLIPTAEVPVTNMHRDDILTNDMLPIKYAAFSACFRREAGAAGRDTRGLIRQHQFNKVELVKFVRPEDSYAELETLVADAEKVLKLLGLPYRVMRMCTADLGFTAAKKYDIEVWMPSYGTYREISSCSNFEDFQSRRAKIRFRREEKSKPEFVHTLNGSGLAIGRTVASLLENYQQADGSVVIPEVLRPYMGGIERIQSK; encoded by the coding sequence ATGCTAGACCCGAAACGAATACGCAGTGATTTAGATAATGTTCAAAAAGCACTTGCTAAACGTGGTGAAAATATAGAGGATCTGAATCGCTTTATAGAGCTAGACCAGCAACGCAGGGATTTGTTAGTTGAGGTTGAAGCCCTGAAGAATCAACGCAATGTTGTTTCAGAAGAGGTAGCACTGAAAAAGCGTAACAAGGAAAATGCTGATGATTTAATTTTAGAGATGCGCGAAGTATCGCAAAAGATTAAAGATTTTGATGATAAGGTACGCGCCATTGATGATGAGTTAGAGAATGTGCTTTTGAATATACCGAACGTGCCACACGAATCAGTACCTGTTGGGGAAACTGAGGATGACAATGTTGTAGAAAGAATTGTAGGAGAACAGCCTAATTTTGATTTTGAAGCAAAGGCCCACTGGGACATTGGGACAGGCTTAGGAATTATCGATTTTGAGACTGCAGGCAAGGTAACAGGTGCTCGTTTTGCTTTTTACAAGGGCTTAGGAGCTCGCCTAGAACGCGCTTTAATAAACTTCATGTTAGACCTACATATAACAGAGCATGGCTACGAAGAAGTGCTTCCACCGTACATAGTAAATCGTATGAGTATGACTGGAACAGGGCAGTTACCTAAATTCGAAGAAGATGCATTTAAACTAAGTGATAGTGATTATTTCTTAATACCAACTGCCGAGGTGCCAGTAACAAATATGCACCGAGATGACATTCTAACTAACGATATGTTACCTATCAAGTACGCAGCATTTAGTGCATGCTTCCGAAGAGAAGCGGGAGCGGCAGGACGTGACACTAGAGGCTTAATTCGCCAGCACCAATTTAATAAAGTAGAGCTAGTGAAATTTGTTAGACCTGAAGATTCATATGCGGAGTTAGAAACATTAGTAGCGGATGCAGAAAAGGTATTAAAGCTACTAGGATTGCCATATCGTGTAATGCGCATGTGTACCGCTGACCTTGGGTTTACGGCAGCGAAAAAATATGACATAGAGGTTTGGATGCCTAGCTATGGCACCTATCGTGAGATATCTTCCTGTAGTAATTTTGAGGATTTCCAATCCCGCAGGGCAAAAATTCGCTTCCGCCGAGAAGAAAAATCTAAACCAGAATTTGTCCATACATTAAATGGCTCAGGATTAGCAATTGGCAGAACAGTAGCATCTTTATTGGAAAACTACCAGCAAGCAGACGGCAGTGTAGTAATCCCAGAAGTGCTACGA
- the pdxS gene encoding pyridoxal 5'-phosphate synthase lyase subunit PdxS, with amino-acid sequence MVQIGTTTVKRGMAEMQKGGVIMDVVNAEQAKIAEAAGAVAVMALERVPSDIRAAGGVARMADPTITEEVMGAVSIPVMAKARIGHIVEARVLESMGVDYIDESEVLTPADEVYHLDKSKFTVPFVCGARDLGEALRRIGEGASMIRTKGEPGTGNIVEAVRHMRTMQSQIRKVASMHEDELMAYAKNLGAPFELLQYINKNGKLPVVNFAAGGVATPADAALMMELGADGVFVGSGIFKSDNPEKFARAIVEATTHYQDYKLIAEVSKNLGIAMKGIEISSIREEDRMANRGW; translated from the coding sequence ATGGTTCAAATAGGTACAACAACAGTAAAACGTGGTATGGCAGAAATGCAAAAAGGCGGCGTCATTATGGACGTTGTAAATGCCGAACAAGCTAAAATAGCTGAAGCAGCTGGAGCAGTTGCAGTAATGGCACTTGAGCGAGTACCTTCTGATATTCGTGCTGCAGGTGGTGTAGCTAGAATGGCTGACCCAACTATTACGGAAGAGGTTATGGGTGCAGTTTCCATTCCTGTTATGGCAAAGGCTCGTATTGGTCATATCGTTGAGGCACGTGTTTTAGAATCTATGGGTGTTGACTACATTGATGAGAGTGAAGTTCTAACTCCAGCGGATGAGGTTTATCATCTAGATAAGAGCAAATTTACAGTACCATTTGTATGTGGAGCGCGTGACTTAGGAGAAGCACTTCGTCGTATTGGTGAAGGTGCATCTATGATCCGTACAAAAGGTGAGCCTGGAACAGGCAACATAGTTGAAGCAGTACGTCATATGCGTACAATGCAAAGTCAAATCCGCAAAGTAGCGAGCATGCATGAGGATGAGCTTATGGCTTATGCGAAAAATTTAGGAGCTCCATTTGAGCTTCTACAATACATCAATAAAAACGGTAAGCTTCCAGTAGTTAATTTTGCTGCAGGTGGAGTAGCTACTCCAGCAGATGCTGCTTTAATGATGGAGCTAGGTGCGGACGGAGTATTCGTAGGTTCGGGTATCTTTAAATCGGACAACCCTGAGAAGTTCGCTCGCGCTATAGTTGAAGCTACAACTCATTATCAGGATTATAAGCTAATTGCTGAAGTATCTAAAAACTTAGGAATTGCCATGAAAGGTATTGAAATATCGTCTATTAGAGAAGAAGATAGAATGGCAAATCGCGGTTGGTAA
- the guaB gene encoding IMP dehydrogenase, whose protein sequence is MEDKFVKEGLTFDDVLLIPAKSEVLPRDVSVTTQLTKRIKLNIPLMSAGMDTVTTSKLAIAIAREGGIGIVHKNMSIEQQAEEIDRVKRSESGIITNPIYLQRHNYVYEAEELMAKYRISGIPIVNDDLILVGILTNRDLRFVKNYNRPIDEVMTKDHLVTASVGTTLDQAQDILQEHKIEKLPLVDENNKLKGLITIKDIEKAKQYPHSAKDDSGRLLAGAAVGVSKDLDERVAALVKAQVDCIVIDTAHGHSSGVIETVARIRKTYPDLNIIAGNVATGEATRELIEAGADAVKVGIGPGSICTTRVIAGIGVPQITAVYDCAKVAKEYGVPIIADGGVKYSGDIVKAIAAGANVVMIGSLFAGTEESPGETIIYQGRSYKVYRGMGSIGAMKEGSKDRYFQENEQKLVPEGIEGRVPYKGPISDTIYQLVGGLRSGMGYCGTHTIQSLHDNGKFIRITNAGLIESHPHDIHITKEAPNYNR, encoded by the coding sequence TTAACATTTGATGATGTTCTTTTAATACCAGCAAAGTCAGAGGTCTTACCTAGAGATGTTTCTGTGACTACGCAATTAACAAAACGCATCAAGTTAAATATTCCTCTTATGAGTGCGGGGATGGATACAGTAACAACTTCAAAGCTTGCAATAGCAATTGCTCGGGAGGGTGGAATTGGAATAGTCCACAAAAACATGAGTATTGAGCAGCAGGCAGAGGAAATTGATCGAGTAAAACGTTCAGAGAGCGGAATTATTACGAACCCAATATATTTACAGCGCCATAATTATGTATACGAAGCAGAAGAGTTAATGGCTAAATATCGTATATCAGGGATTCCAATTGTAAATGACGACCTAATATTGGTTGGTATTTTGACGAACAGGGATTTGCGATTTGTTAAAAATTACAATCGACCGATTGATGAAGTAATGACTAAGGATCATTTAGTAACGGCTTCGGTTGGGACGACCCTAGATCAGGCTCAAGATATACTGCAAGAGCATAAAATTGAAAAGCTACCATTAGTAGATGAAAACAATAAACTTAAAGGCTTAATAACAATAAAAGACATAGAGAAAGCAAAGCAATATCCCCATTCAGCTAAGGACGATTCAGGCAGATTACTAGCTGGTGCTGCCGTAGGGGTAAGTAAGGATTTAGATGAGCGTGTAGCTGCCCTTGTTAAAGCACAAGTAGATTGCATAGTTATTGATACGGCACACGGTCATTCTAGCGGGGTAATTGAGACAGTAGCTAGAATTCGTAAGACATATCCTGATTTAAACATTATTGCTGGTAATGTAGCTACAGGCGAAGCAACTAGGGAGTTAATTGAAGCAGGGGCAGATGCTGTTAAGGTTGGAATTGGACCAGGCTCAATTTGTACTACCCGCGTTATTGCAGGAATTGGAGTACCACAGATAACAGCGGTGTACGATTGTGCAAAAGTGGCCAAGGAATACGGCGTACCAATTATAGCAGACGGTGGAGTTAAATACTCTGGTGATATTGTTAAAGCAATCGCTGCAGGAGCAAATGTAGTTATGATTGGGAGTTTGTTCGCTGGAACTGAAGAAAGCCCTGGTGAGACAATCATCTATCAAGGTCGTAGCTATAAGGTTTATAGAGGAATGGGCTCTATAGGTGCAATGAAAGAGGGCAGTAAAGATCGCTACTTCCAAGAGAACGAACAGAAGCTCGTACCAGAAGGTATTGAAGGACGCGTACCGTACAAAGGACCTATCTCGGATACTATTTACCAGTTAGTTGGAGGACTGCGCTCAGGTATGGGATATTGCGGCACACATACGATACAGTCTTTACATGATAACGGAAAATTTATTCGAATTACAAATGCAGGTTTAATTGAAAGTCATCCACATGATATTCATATAACCAAGGAAGCTCCTAACTATAATAGATAA